A region from the Vicia villosa cultivar HV-30 ecotype Madison, WI linkage group LG3, Vvil1.0, whole genome shotgun sequence genome encodes:
- the LOC131654841 gene encoding bZIP transcription factor 44-like, with protein MACSGGNGNSSASTKFGSSGSEKDLNNLMDERKNKRKQSNRESAKRSRMRKQKHVDDMMNQVSELTKDNSEIVNKINITTQHYLNVEAENSILRAQIGELSQRFQSLNNIIELINTNNTSNGSYDSRDCYETSGAQNIMNFMMYNNNLPITTTSADVFKW; from the coding sequence ATGGCTTGTTCCGGTGGAAATGGAAATTCTTCTGCATCTACGAAATTCGGAAGTTCTGGATCTGAGAAGGATTTGAACAATCTGATGGATGAGAGAAAAAACAAGAGGAAACAATCGAATCGGGAGTCGGCGAAGAGATCTAGGATGAGGAAGCAGAaacatgttgatgatatgatgaaTCAGGTATCTGAGCTCACAAAAGACAATAGTGAGATTGTGAACAAGATAAATATCACAACACAGCACTATTTGAATGTTGAGGCTGAAAATTCAATTTTGAGGGCCCAAATAGGTGAGCTTagtcaaaggtttcaatcattgaATAACATCATTGAACTCATCAACACAAACAACACTAGTAATGGGTCCTATGATTCAAGGGATTGTTATGAAACAAGTGGTGCACAAAACATCATGAATTTTATGATGTATAATAATAACCTGCCCATTACTACAACTTCTGCAGATGTTTTTAAGTGGTGA
- the LOC131654842 gene encoding uncharacterized protein LOC131654842 translates to MRAMRLINGEAYLHMLKTSPRFWSKSHFKVTNKCDTLLNNMSESFNSVILESRSKPLITMIEEIRTYFMERWATNRMRFQNLSDDAVLPNIRKQVEKTSTCTNNWIVRMSDEHIFEVKHVQDPNEMFTVNLKDSKCSCRRWELTGLPCVHALSCMKSRNFKFEDYIPEYYKKSRYIAVYKPVIYPVNGSNLWEKTQYPDVHPPKYRKMPGRPKKKRNLEQGEIDGSDRKLRRTGLIVKCSRCKKSGHNKATCKVTGPTQTTESTQQNSTQTTQQASQQVSTQPTQQQPTQASQPTQQQPTQASQPTHQQPTQASQPTQQQTTQPSQTSRSRQPAAQKAKKLGVRRAPTPWVPPGPTTRLGASRIGPTTRRTTPTKRNSSKKNV, encoded by the exons ATGAGGGCTATGAGGCTTATCAATGGTGAGGCATATCTGCATATGTTGAAGACATCTCCCAGATTCTGGAGTAAATCACATTTTAAG GTAACCAACAAATGTGACACATTACTCAACAACATGTCTGAGTCATTCAACAGTGTGATACTTGAGTCAAGGTCCAAGCCTCTTATAACAATGATTGAAGAGATCAGAACTTATTTCATGGAGAGGTGGGCAACCAACAGGATGAGGTTCCAAAATCTGTCTGATGATGCAGTGCTACCAAACATAAGAAAGCAAGTGGAGAAAACTAGTACATGCACAAACAATTGGATTGTAAG GATGTCTGATGAACATATATTTGAAGTTAAGCATGTGCAAGATCCAAATGAGATGTTTACAGTGAACCTGAAAGACAGCAAATGCTCATGTAGGAGGTGGGAACTAACTGGTTTGCCATGTGTGCATGCCTTGTCATGCATGAAGAGTAGGAACTTCAAATTTGAAGATTATATTCCTGAGTACTATAAGAAGAGCAGGTACATTGCAGTATACAAACCAGTCATTTACCCTGTTAATGGTTCAAACCTATGGGAAAAAACACAATACCCAGATGTGCATCCTCCAAAGTACAGAAAGATGCCTGGAAGACCAAAGAAGAAAAGGAATCTGGAACAAGGAGAGATAGATGGGTCTGACAGAAAACTTAGGAGAACTGGGCTAATTGTGAAGTGCAGTAGATGCAAGAAATCTGGGCACAACAAAGCCACATGTAAGGTAACAGGGCCAACACAAACTACTGAATCTACTCAACAAAACTCAACACAAACTACTCAACAAGCTTCTCAACAGGTTTCTACTCAGCCTACTCAACAGCAACCAACACAAGCTTCTCAGCCTACTCAACAGCAACCAACACAAGCTTCTCAGCCTACTCACCAGCAACCAACACAAGCTTCTCAGCCAACTCAACAGCAAACAACTCAGCCTTCTCAGACATCCAGAAGCAGACAACCTGCTGCTCAGAAGGCAAAGAAATTAGGAGTGAGAAGGGCACCAACACCTTGGGTACCACCTGGACCAACCACAAGATTAGGAGCATCAAGAATTGGCCCAACTACTAGAAGGACAACTCCAACAAAGAGAAACTCATCCAAGAAGAATGTTTAG